One window from the genome of Candidatus Zixiibacteriota bacterium encodes:
- a CDS encoding PD40 domain-containing protein, whose translation MRNSRKMKWVWTAVLAAAAVGLWLPAQAQFYFGKNKVQYTRFDWQVMTTEHFRIYFYSEEEEIARIAAQLAEDSYRALAAKFNHEINEKTPLIIYSSPSYFSQTNVIPSLLPESVGGFTEFMKGRVVLPFHGSYYDFAHVLRHELVHVFQLSKMEAVLARMGRVNFGRPPLWFTEGLAEYWSKAWDAEAEMVVKDMAVNELQLGIEDLYRVAGSYYMYKLGESICTFIDSTYGPEKLTLLFENLAKGKTFDEVVKLTLGDDLREVSRKWRYSLKKCYYPQLEEAGLPDMESVQITRDGYSVRGVPIMWDAGDGRREWIVFKANRMGYSGIYMTPSGEGRGRRVKTLLKGERSSDFESLYLLRSGIDATDSGMVVFSSKSKGNDVIYVYNLREERVTHRYEFADLAGAHSPRLSPDGTQLVFAGVTLGGMADVYALNLADGAYRPILEDIYYDTDPVFSPDGNQIVFASDRGPEGKEGALNLFSYALGSGTVRQLTFGRYRDQTPDGAAGGIYFTSDRNGTFNIYRLDSLGGLTRQSTYVTGAFEPRVTPDGKGLVYSGYQKMGYQVFRMELPAEPAPVAQETPPPTPSWRPDRIDSKYVKSSVKYETDYSLDIAQSAVGYDPVYGSLGGFQFAMSDMLGNHSYHFLLTNTANTKDEFLQSFNIGVTYLNRERRLNWGIGAFHLYDEYFNDYDGFYWERQAGMIGVFSYPFSKFHRLDVTTVGRHSNREEGTRTRDRRAVLMTNYLSWVYDNSLWDISGPIDGRRYNLTVGLTTRLDGVRSFNRLAAADVRHYFRLGRVSAFANRLFAYWSEGTEPQRIYFGGSWSFRGFDRREWYTRHVLFASNELRFPLINVLSIGSPIGGIGFRAIRGAIFADVGSAWEEEFDQFYGSFGAGFRVALANLILLRFDFSRTTDFETISRNTEFDFFFGWNF comes from the coding sequence ATGAGAAATTCCCGGAAAATGAAGTGGGTGTGGACGGCCGTGCTGGCGGCCGCGGCTGTCGGTCTGTGGCTGCCGGCGCAGGCCCAGTTCTATTTCGGGAAAAACAAAGTCCAGTACACCCGTTTCGACTGGCAGGTCATGACGACCGAGCATTTCCGCATCTACTTCTATTCCGAGGAGGAGGAGATCGCCCGGATCGCGGCCCAGTTGGCGGAGGACAGCTACCGGGCGCTGGCGGCGAAATTCAACCACGAGATCAACGAGAAGACGCCGCTGATCATCTACTCCTCGCCCAGTTATTTCAGCCAGACCAACGTGATCCCGAGCCTTCTGCCGGAGTCGGTGGGGGGATTCACCGAGTTCATGAAGGGGCGGGTGGTGCTGCCGTTCCACGGGTCGTACTACGATTTCGCGCACGTCCTCCGCCACGAACTGGTTCACGTGTTCCAGCTCTCCAAGATGGAGGCGGTGCTCGCGCGCATGGGGCGGGTGAATTTCGGGCGGCCGCCGCTGTGGTTTACGGAGGGACTGGCGGAGTACTGGTCGAAGGCGTGGGACGCCGAGGCCGAGATGGTGGTCAAGGACATGGCCGTCAACGAACTCCAGCTCGGAATCGAGGACCTCTACCGGGTGGCGGGCTCTTACTACATGTACAAGCTCGGCGAGTCCATCTGCACTTTCATCGATTCGACTTACGGACCGGAGAAGCTCACTCTGCTGTTTGAGAATCTCGCCAAGGGGAAGACGTTCGACGAGGTGGTGAAGCTGACGCTCGGTGACGACCTTCGCGAGGTCTCCCGGAAGTGGCGGTATTCGCTCAAGAAGTGCTACTACCCGCAGTTGGAGGAGGCGGGGCTGCCGGATATGGAGTCGGTGCAGATCACGCGCGACGGCTATTCGGTGCGGGGCGTGCCGATCATGTGGGACGCCGGCGACGGGCGGCGGGAGTGGATCGTGTTCAAGGCCAATCGGATGGGCTACTCGGGGATCTACATGACCCCCTCCGGTGAGGGGCGCGGCCGGCGGGTAAAGACGCTCCTGAAAGGGGAGCGCTCGTCCGATTTCGAATCCCTCTACCTTCTGCGGTCGGGGATTGACGCGACCGACTCGGGGATGGTCGTGTTCTCATCGAAGTCGAAAGGGAACGACGTTATCTACGTCTACAATCTGCGCGAGGAGCGGGTCACGCACCGCTACGAGTTCGCCGATCTCGCGGGAGCGCATTCCCCCCGGCTTTCGCCCGACGGCACGCAGTTGGTGTTCGCGGGGGTGACGCTCGGCGGGATGGCCGACGTCTACGCGCTCAATCTGGCGGACGGCGCCTACCGCCCGATTCTGGAGGACATCTACTACGACACCGATCCGGTGTTTTCGCCCGACGGGAACCAGATCGTGTTTGCCTCCGACCGCGGGCCGGAGGGGAAAGAGGGGGCGCTCAACCTGTTCTCCTACGCCCTCGGATCGGGGACCGTGCGGCAGTTGACGTTCGGGCGTTACCGCGACCAGACGCCGGACGGCGCGGCCGGCGGGATCTATTTCACCTCGGACCGGAACGGGACATTCAACATTTACCGGCTCGACAGCCTCGGCGGCCTGACGCGGCAGTCGACCTACGTGACGGGGGCGTTTGAACCGCGGGTGACGCCGGATGGAAAGGGGTTGGTGTACAGCGGGTACCAGAAGATGGGGTACCAGGTGTTCCGCATGGAGCTCCCGGCCGAGCCGGCGCCGGTAGCGCAGGAGACGCCGCCGCCGACACCGTCCTGGCGGCCCGATCGGATCGACTCGAAATACGTGAAGAGCTCGGTGAAGTACGAGACCGACTACTCGCTCGATATTGCCCAGTCGGCGGTCGGCTACGACCCGGTCTACGGGTCGCTCGGAGGTTTCCAGTTCGCCATGTCGGACATGCTGGGAAACCACTCGTACCATTTCCTCCTGACCAACACGGCCAATACCAAGGACGAGTTTCTGCAGTCGTTCAATATCGGAGTGACCTACCTCAACCGGGAGCGGCGGCTCAACTGGGGGATCGGGGCGTTCCACCTGTACGACGAGTATTTCAACGACTACGACGGTTTCTACTGGGAGCGGCAGGCGGGGATGATCGGGGTGTTCAGCTACCCGTTCTCCAAGTTCCACCGGCTGGACGTGACGACGGTGGGGCGGCATTCGAACCGGGAGGAGGGGACACGGACGCGGGACCGCCGGGCGGTGTTGATGACGAACTATCTCAGTTGGGTGTACGACAACTCGCTGTGGGACATTTCGGGGCCGATCGACGGGCGGCGGTACAATCTCACTGTCGGGCTGACCACGCGGCTGGACGGGGTGCGGTCGTTCAATCGGCTGGCGGCGGCCGACGTCCGGCATTATTTCCGGCTCGGGCGGGTCTCGGCGTTCGCCAACCGGCTGTTCGCCTACTGGTCGGAGGGGACCGAGCCGCAGCGGATCTATTTCGGGGGGAGCTGGTCATTCCGCGGGTTCGACCGGCGGGAATGGTACACGCGGCACGTGCTCTTTGCCTCCAACGAACTGCGGTTCCCCCTGATCAACGTGCTGAGTATCGGCTCGCCGATCGGCGGTATCGGCTTTCGGGCGATTCGCGGGGCGATTTTCGCCGATGTCGGGTCGGCCTGGGAGGAAGAGTTCGACCAGTTCTACGGATCGTTCGGGGCAGGATTCCGGGTGGCCTTGGCGAACCTGATCCTCCTGCGGTTTGAT
- the amrS gene encoding AmmeMemoRadiSam system radical SAM enzyme — MRAAAYSEALPGGGIVCTLCPVRCRFREGRRGVCGSRFMRDGELLVDNYGEAVTLALDPIEKKPLYHFHPGTDILSTGPNSCNLGCRHCQNWAISQERAETKFVSPESLAAAARRYGAFGVAFTYTEPLMWFEYIRDVAPILRQAGLAVVLVTNGYIEAAPLEELIPLVDAMNVDLKGMAPSFYRTVCKGRVEPVLHTIRRSAEAGVHVEVTNLVIPTLNDCEEDIRKLTAFVASVSERIPLHFSAYRPEYKMRLPATPAGTLVRAREIAQERLWYVYLGNVSVPGGGDTLCRGCGKSLVERRGYRTEIIGMDGSRCSSCGFEAGIVR; from the coding sequence ATCAGGGCGGCCGCATACAGCGAGGCGCTTCCCGGCGGCGGGATCGTGTGCACGCTCTGCCCGGTGCGCTGCCGGTTCCGCGAGGGTCGGCGGGGCGTGTGCGGAAGCCGCTTCATGCGCGACGGCGAGCTGCTGGTGGACAACTACGGCGAGGCGGTCACGCTCGCGCTCGATCCCATCGAGAAAAAACCACTCTACCATTTTCATCCGGGGACCGACATCCTCTCGACCGGGCCGAACAGCTGCAACCTGGGGTGCCGGCATTGCCAGAACTGGGCGATTTCACAGGAGCGGGCGGAGACGAAATTCGTGTCGCCGGAGAGTCTCGCCGCGGCGGCCCGCCGCTACGGCGCATTCGGGGTGGCGTTCACCTACACGGAACCGCTCATGTGGTTCGAGTACATTCGGGACGTGGCGCCCATCCTCCGACAGGCTGGCCTCGCAGTCGTGCTGGTGACCAACGGCTACATCGAGGCGGCGCCGCTGGAGGAACTCATTCCGCTGGTGGACGCAATGAATGTCGATCTGAAGGGGATGGCGCCGTCGTTCTATCGAACGGTCTGCAAGGGGCGGGTCGAACCGGTGCTCCACACGATCCGGCGCTCGGCCGAGGCGGGGGTGCATGTCGAGGTCACCAACCTGGTGATTCCGACGCTGAACGACTGCGAGGAGGATATCCGAAAGCTGACCGCGTTTGTGGCCTCGGTGTCGGAGCGGATACCCCTGCATTTTTCCGCCTATCGGCCCGAGTACAAAATGCGGCTGCCGGCGACGCCGGCGGGGACGCTGGTGCGGGCGCGGGAAATTGCACAGGAGCGGCTGTGGTACGTCTATCTCGGAAATGTGAGTGTCCCGGGGGGAGGGGACACGCTCTGCCGGGGCTGCGGGAAAAGTCTGGTGGAGCGCCGGGGATATCGGACGGAGATCATCGGTATGGACGGGAGCCGGTGTTCATCGTGCGGTTTTGAGGCGGGGATTGTCCGATAA